The proteins below are encoded in one region of Candidatus Omnitrophota bacterium:
- a CDS encoding sigma-70 family RNA polymerase sigma factor yields the protein MNEDILCIDRFLKGEERGFEELVRRYQDRVLNIVRSLTGKDAESEDIAQEVFMKVYYGLKSFKKDSRFSTWLYRITVNTTYSFHRGKKVFFEGAEALENSPDPRKDPGAALLAKEREAMLRKAMDDVPINFRTALVLKDVEGLSYTEISEVLGCRIGTVESRIYRARQFLRESLLKLKGGAV from the coding sequence ATGAACGAAGATATCCTATGCATCGACAGATTTCTTAAAGGCGAAGAGAGAGGTTTCGAGGAACTGGTAAGAAGATACCAGGATCGGGTTCTCAACATAGTCCGTTCGCTGACCGGTAAAGACGCCGAAAGCGAAGACATAGCGCAGGAAGTGTTTATGAAAGTGTACTACGGGTTAAAATCTTTCAAGAAGGATTCCCGGTTTTCGACATGGCTTTACCGGATCACTGTAAACACGACATATAGTTTCCATCGCGGCAAGAAGGTTTTTTTCGAAGGCGCTGAAGCGCTTGAAAATAGTCCGGATCCGCGTAAAGATCCAGGGGCGGCGCTACTCGCGAAAGAGAGAGAGGCAATGCTCCGCAAAGCCATGGATGATGTGCCCATCAATTTCAGGACGGCATTGGTGCTTAAAGACGTAGAAGGATTAAGTTACACCGAGATTTCGGAAGTTTTGGGTTGCCGGATAGGAACGGTGGAGTCAAGAATATACAGGGCAAGGCAATTTCTTAGAGAGAGCCTGCTAAAATTAAAGGGAGGAGCGGTATGA
- a CDS encoding zf-HC2 domain-containing protein, which produces MRECAKVKKLLSRYIDKEANFAEDSLVRTHIANCAFCEKELSELAGVKALVSGNKRVSLPQDYMVSRLRTEIGRIRQVGDRLSWAAMGNFARRLIPIPAVALVASIVFLVIISGQPVTGDSLEEHIFSGNAATMDTALKVVLGARN; this is translated from the coding sequence ATGAGAGAATGCGCGAAGGTGAAAAAACTCTTATCCCGGTACATAGATAAAGAGGCGAATTTCGCGGAGGATAGCCTTGTCAGAACGCATATAGCGAATTGCGCTTTTTGTGAAAAGGAGCTTTCCGAACTCGCCGGCGTGAAAGCGCTTGTTTCCGGAAATAAGAGGGTAAGTCTGCCGCAGGATTACATGGTGTCGCGGTTGCGTACGGAGATCGGCCGCATACGTCAGGTAGGAGATAGGCTGTCATGGGCCGCGATGGGAAATTTTGCGCGCAGGCTGATACCGATCCCTGCCGTCGCCCTGGTAGCTTCGATAGTATTCTTAGTTATTATATCCGGTCAGCCCGTAACTGGGGATAGCCTGGAAGAGCATATATTCAGCGGTAATGCCGCTACGATGGATACGGCATTAAAGGTAGTGTTGGGTGCGCGAAACTAA
- a CDS encoding DUF6515 family protein: protein MISNGALKKILSVALLTVFLLNQAPQAYAWGRGNPRHRPEDPNRGGYYTPNYSPHGRAVLDLPDGYIRTIIGGLEYFYWQGMFYRMMEDRYVVVPAPVGAVVTTIPQGSQPVIVDGIPYYNINGVTYMYTPEGYQVVPQPKTIIVKKYIVEKEDSAKTVNIKGTTTAVSDSDEAFTINIPNSKGSYTAVTLKRSGAGFVGPQGEYYAEFPRVKQLKVMYAK from the coding sequence ATGATAAGCAATGGCGCGTTGAAAAAAATATTGAGCGTAGCTTTGTTAACGGTGTTTCTTTTGAACCAGGCGCCGCAGGCATATGCGTGGGGACGGGGTAACCCACGCCATCGCCCGGAGGACCCGAATCGCGGCGGTTATTACACGCCTAACTATTCTCCGCATGGCAGGGCTGTGCTGGATCTGCCCGATGGGTACATAAGGACGATAATAGGCGGGCTCGAATATTTTTATTGGCAGGGTATGTTCTATCGGATGATGGAAGACCGATATGTGGTCGTCCCGGCGCCAGTGGGGGCGGTTGTTACGACCATACCTCAGGGGTCTCAGCCTGTTATAGTCGATGGTATCCCGTACTATAACATCAACGGCGTTACCTATATGTACACGCCCGAAGGATATCAGGTTGTACCTCAACCCAAGACGATCATAGTAAAAAAATATATCGTCGAAAAGGAAGATTCTGCTAAAACGGTAAATATTAAAGGAACGACTACTGCCGTGTCAGATTCCGATGAAGCATTCACTATCAATATTCCCAACTCCAAAGGAAGTTATACTGCCGTAACCTTGAAGAGATCCGGCGCCGGTTTTGTCGGGCCCCAGGGCGAATATTACGCGGAATTCCCAAGGGTCAAACAATTAAAAGTAATGTATGCGAAATGA
- a CDS encoding glycosyltransferase family 39 protein, with product MNKIIERPVLAISILTVLCAFIFFFRLGGMALTDPDETFYAQTAKEMLHSGDWVTPSLYGKPQFEKPILIYWLVGASYKIFGVNEMAARFPSAVFAFAGVIAIYFLGSLLFNRRAGFLCAVILAANIEYVILSRACITDMALTVSMLFGVLFFFYGYLKNKRYFYVLSSAAFGLAVLAKGPIAIALPAVIFFVFLLLNKDLGRIKKMPLLLCIAVFVLVAGPWYYTAYKLHGREFIDAFFGFHNITRFMQSEHKIGSQVYYNIPVIFAGFFPWSVFLPLGFWHMFKKSFSGIATEKSRSIFILTWFFAIFLFFSASRTKLPTYVFPCFISLALIVGALWDDFLHAGRFSRKFAIVFKASHYFLVFAVVAGAIGVAIYACFKMPEVLYGAMISGAVLAAGFFISAVAFFKKRYMAAFFLIVVALMVFLLPLSKLVLPVIDRYEASKEISGKILPMIKGGEEFGAQSNYIPGLAFYADKFAKDLDNHEVLVRFLNSDKRVWCVIKEQNHRGLYDPEINSEYVKPSYLVYRVGKRSIITNQVPEDGVYILKREFAGK from the coding sequence ATGAATAAGATAATAGAGCGGCCTGTTCTGGCCATATCAATCCTCACAGTCCTTTGCGCGTTTATATTCTTCTTCCGCCTTGGCGGAATGGCGCTGACCGATCCCGATGAGACTTTTTATGCCCAGACGGCAAAAGAGATGCTTCATAGCGGTGATTGGGTTACTCCCAGCCTGTACGGAAAACCTCAATTCGAAAAACCGATACTCATTTACTGGCTCGTAGGCGCTTCCTATAAAATATTCGGCGTAAATGAGATGGCCGCCCGGTTTCCATCGGCAGTCTTTGCCTTTGCTGGGGTGATAGCCATATATTTTCTCGGCTCGCTCCTTTTTAACAGGCGCGCGGGTTTTCTCTGCGCGGTTATACTGGCCGCAAACATAGAGTATGTCATACTTTCGCGGGCGTGTATAACCGATATGGCGCTGACCGTATCCATGCTCTTCGGCGTGCTCTTCTTTTTCTATGGTTATCTGAAAAATAAGCGGTATTTTTACGTCCTGTCATCGGCGGCGTTTGGCCTGGCCGTCCTCGCGAAAGGCCCTATAGCTATAGCGTTGCCCGCAGTGATTTTTTTCGTATTCCTTCTTTTGAATAAGGACCTGGGCCGTATAAAAAAAATGCCGCTTTTGTTATGCATAGCGGTGTTTGTGCTGGTTGCCGGGCCATGGTATTACACGGCATATAAACTGCATGGGCGGGAATTCATAGACGCATTTTTTGGATTTCATAATATCACCAGATTTATGCAGTCGGAACACAAGATAGGTTCTCAGGTCTATTACAATATTCCCGTCATATTTGCCGGATTTTTTCCGTGGAGTGTATTTCTTCCGCTCGGTTTCTGGCATATGTTTAAAAAGAGTTTTTCCGGTATTGCTACCGAGAAGAGCCGCTCAATATTTATCCTGACATGGTTTTTTGCGATATTTTTATTTTTCTCCGCTTCGCGCACGAAACTACCGACGTACGTATTCCCGTGCTTTATATCGCTGGCGCTTATTGTGGGCGCGCTATGGGATGATTTTTTACACGCAGGGAGGTTTAGCCGTAAATTTGCCATAGTATTTAAAGCATCGCATTATTTCCTCGTGTTTGCCGTAGTGGCCGGAGCGATCGGTGTAGCGATTTATGCATGCTTTAAAATGCCGGAAGTATTATATGGCGCTATGATATCAGGCGCAGTGCTTGCCGCAGGTTTTTTTATTTCAGCAGTAGCATTTTTCAAAAAAAGATATATGGCGGCATTTTTTCTCATAGTTGTTGCGCTCATGGTATTCCTACTGCCGTTGAGTAAACTTGTTTTACCCGTTATCGATAGATACGAGGCAAGCAAAGAAATATCCGGCAAGATTTTACCGATGATTAAAGGCGGTGAGGAATTTGGGGCGCAGAGTAATTATATTCCGGGATTGGCATTCTATGCGGATAAGTTCGCGAAAGACCTGGATAACCATGAGGTGCTTGTAAGGTTCCTGAATTCGGATAAACGTGTATGGTGCGTCATAAAAGAGCAGAATCACAGGGGTCTTTACGATCCGGAAATAAATAGCGAATATGTGAAACCTTCATACCTGGTTTACAGAGTGGGCAAGAGGTCGATCATTACGAATCAGGTGCCGGAAGACGGCGTCTATATACTCAAACGGGAGTTT